A stretch of Pseudomonas taetrolens DNA encodes these proteins:
- the rfaP gene encoding lipopolysaccharide core heptose(I) kinase RfaP: MKLILAEPFKSLWAGRDAFTEVERLEGEVYRELEGRRTLRTEVDGRGFFVKIHRGIGWGEVFKNLLTAKLPVLGAGQEWRAINRLHEVGVPTMTAVAYGEKGSNPAAQHSFIITEELAPTVSLEDFSLNWIAQPPQPKLKHALIAEVARMTGMMHRAGVNHRDCYICHFLLHTDKPVTAEDFRLSVIDLHRAQTHTVISKRWRNKDLAALYFSALDIGLTQRDKLRFLRGYFQLPLRQILREEARLLAWLEGKAKKLYARKLRYGDAL; the protein is encoded by the coding sequence ATGAAACTGATTCTTGCCGAACCGTTCAAAAGCTTATGGGCTGGACGCGATGCGTTCACCGAAGTCGAGCGTCTGGAAGGCGAGGTTTACCGCGAGCTGGAAGGCCGGCGTACCTTGCGTACCGAAGTCGACGGGCGTGGTTTCTTTGTAAAAATTCACCGTGGCATTGGCTGGGGTGAAGTGTTTAAAAACCTGCTGACTGCCAAGTTGCCGGTGCTGGGCGCTGGTCAGGAGTGGCGGGCAATCAATCGCCTTCACGAAGTCGGCGTACCGACCATGACCGCAGTCGCCTATGGCGAAAAAGGCAGCAATCCGGCCGCACAGCACTCGTTCATCATCACCGAAGAGCTGGCACCCACGGTCAGCCTCGAAGATTTCAGCCTCAACTGGATCGCGCAGCCGCCGCAACCCAAGCTCAAGCATGCTCTGATCGCAGAAGTGGCCCGTATGACCGGTATGATGCATCGTGCCGGCGTTAACCACCGCGATTGCTACATTTGCCACTTTTTGCTGCACACCGATAAGCCGGTGACCGCCGAAGACTTTCGTTTGTCGGTGATCGATTTGCACCGTGCCCAGACCCACACCGTGATCAGCAAGCGCTGGCGCAACAAAGACCTGGCAGCGCTGTATTTCTCTGCGCTGGACATTGGCCTGACCCAGCGTGACAAGCTGCGGTTCTTGCGCGGCTACTTCCAATTGCCGTTGCGTCAGATCCTGCGCGAAGAAGCCCGCCTGCTGGCGTGGCTGGAAGGCAAGGCGAAAAAGCTCTACGCACGCAAACTGCGTTACGGGGATGCACTGTAA
- a CDS encoding lipopolysaccharide kinase InaA family protein: MTDFLAAADRTLLERNGLADFDALWALQLEAVDEPNTSGGGWSSVFRLDLEGQGFYLKRQNNYLTRTLYSPLGEPSFAREFRNIQRYQQMGIPALDAVFFGERKAPGERRAILMTRALDGWNDLDSLLEQWPQLTAEQQQKILQACGQLARRLHAARQVHGCFYPKHIFLQPEGSGYRAQLIDLEKTRPLLLGQRDRVKDIEPLLRRARVWTEAEVRTLLAAYLEQPLDSSLVEAWFRRLNLRRSHKESR, encoded by the coding sequence ATGACTGATTTTTTGGCGGCCGCCGACCGGACGTTGCTGGAGCGCAACGGACTGGCTGACTTCGATGCCTTATGGGCCTTGCAGCTTGAGGCGGTTGACGAGCCCAACACCAGCGGTGGTGGCTGGAGCAGCGTGTTTCGCCTGGACCTTGAAGGCCAGGGGTTTTACCTCAAGCGCCAGAACAACTACCTGACTCGCACGCTGTACAGCCCGTTGGGTGAGCCGAGTTTTGCCCGTGAGTTTCGTAATATCCAGCGCTATCAGCAGATGGGTATTCCGGCATTGGACGCGGTATTTTTTGGTGAACGCAAGGCGCCGGGTGAGCGCCGGGCGATCCTGATGACCCGTGCGCTGGACGGCTGGAATGATCTGGATTCGCTGCTGGAGCAATGGCCGCAGCTGACAGCCGAGCAGCAGCAGAAGATTTTGCAAGCCTGCGGGCAGCTGGCGCGGCGTCTGCATGCCGCACGCCAGGTGCACGGTTGTTTCTATCCCAAGCACATTTTTTTGCAGCCCGAGGGCTCAGGCTATCGCGCTCAATTGATCGACCTGGAAAAAACCCGGCCTTTGTTGCTGGGTCAGCGTGACCGGGTCAAGGATATCGAGCCCTTGTTGCGCCGGGCCCGGGTCTGGACCGAGGCCGAGGTGCGCACCTTGCTTGCCGCGTATCTGGAGCAACCGCTCGACAGTAGCCTGGTTGAGGCGTGGTTTCGCCGCCTGAATCTGCGTCGCAGTCACAAGGAGAGCCGCTGA
- a CDS encoding lipopolysaccharide kinase InaA family protein: protein MAGWNLEPAYSSLADDFGTLDAVFALQGEHLTRDPLSDVIRVEREGVNYYVKRYTGAGKGLRRYLGRPRVKSEWQNLKRFAKWGIPTAEVVAWGLERRGAAYDRGALITRELPNTRDLSELAEHNDPLLKNRAWVDGLSRQLARYTRIMHDHRFTHNDLKWRNLLIDDQARLFLIDCPNGDFWRGFWLKYRITKDLACLDKVAKYQLSATQRLRFYLQYTGRSRLNAADKKRVRHIVRFFEGRE from the coding sequence ATGGCGGGTTGGAATCTGGAACCGGCTTACAGCTCATTGGCAGACGACTTTGGCACTCTGGACGCGGTCTTCGCCCTGCAGGGCGAGCATCTGACCCGGGATCCTTTGTCGGATGTCATCCGTGTCGAGCGCGAGGGCGTCAACTACTACGTCAAGCGCTACACCGGCGCCGGCAAGGGGTTGCGCCGCTATCTGGGGCGGCCACGGGTCAAGTCCGAATGGCAGAACCTCAAGCGTTTCGCCAAGTGGGGGATCCCGACCGCCGAAGTGGTGGCCTGGGGCCTTGAGCGGCGCGGCGCGGCCTATGATCGTGGGGCCTTGATCACCCGCGAGCTGCCGAACACCCGGGACCTGTCCGAGCTGGCCGAGCATAATGACCCGCTGCTCAAGAACCGTGCCTGGGTGGATGGCTTGAGCCGCCAGTTGGCGCGTTACACGCGGATCATGCACGATCACCGCTTTACTCATAACGATCTGAAGTGGCGCAACTTGCTGATCGACGATCAGGCCCGACTGTTCTTGATCGACTGCCCCAATGGCGATTTCTGGCGTGGATTCTGGCTCAAGTACCGCATCACCAAAGACCTGGCGTGCCTCGACAAAGTGGCCAAATACCAGCTGTCTGCGACTCAGCGCCTGCGTTTCTATCTTCAATACACCGGGCGTTCTAGGCTCAATGCGGCGGACAAAAAACGGGTCCGTCATATCGTGCGTTTTTTTGAGGGCCGGGAATGA
- the waaC gene encoding lipopolysaccharide heptosyltransferase I, with protein MRVLLVKTSSLGDVIHALPALTDAARAIPGITFDWVVEEGFAEIPTWHPAVGKVIPVAIRRWRKNLWQTFKSGEWRRFKQSLRAEHYDLVIDAQGLFKSAWLTRYVKAPVAGLDQNSAREPLASRFYQRRLAVARGQHAVERLRQLFALALGYDLPKGLGDYGLDVDRLVELPRNKPYVLFLHGTTWDTKHWPEVYWRDLALRMGHMGVEVRLPWGNPAEKARAERIANGLGNAVVLPKLNLAGVAKVLASASACVAVDTGLGHLAAALDVPTISLFGPTNPGLTGAYGKAQIHLASDFPCAPCLQKKCTYQPTAQDQQRFDLKTEWPLCFTRLNPERVASRLSTLLLAEELR; from the coding sequence GTGCGCGTTCTGTTGGTGAAAACCTCGTCCCTGGGAGATGTGATTCATGCCTTGCCGGCCTTGACCGATGCGGCACGGGCGATCCCGGGGATCACGTTCGACTGGGTGGTGGAGGAAGGCTTTGCCGAAATCCCGACCTGGCACCCGGCCGTGGGCAAGGTGATCCCGGTGGCGATTCGCCGCTGGCGCAAGAACCTCTGGCAAACCTTCAAGAGCGGCGAATGGCGACGCTTCAAGCAAAGCCTGCGCGCCGAGCATTACGACCTGGTGATCGACGCTCAAGGCCTGTTCAAAAGTGCCTGGCTGACCCGTTACGTGAAAGCCCCGGTGGCGGGCCTTGACCAGAACTCCGCCCGTGAACCCTTGGCCAGCCGCTTTTACCAGCGTCGTCTGGCCGTGGCCCGCGGGCAGCATGCGGTGGAGCGCTTGCGCCAATTGTTCGCCCTGGCGTTGGGGTATGACTTGCCCAAAGGTCTGGGCGATTACGGACTGGATGTCGACAGGCTGGTGGAGTTGCCGCGTAACAAACCTTATGTGCTGTTTTTGCACGGTACGACCTGGGACACCAAGCACTGGCCTGAAGTGTATTGGCGCGATCTGGCCCTGCGGATGGGGCATATGGGCGTCGAAGTCCGCTTGCCCTGGGGCAACCCGGCAGAAAAAGCCCGTGCCGAACGTATTGCCAATGGCCTGGGCAACGCCGTGGTATTGCCCAAGCTGAACCTGGCGGGAGTTGCCAAAGTGTTGGCCAGTGCCAGCGCCTGTGTGGCCGTCGATACCGGCCTGGGTCATTTGGCCGCGGCTCTGGATGTGCCGACGATTTCCTTGTTCGGTCCGACCAACCCCGGCCTGACCGGCGCCTATGGCAAGGCACAAATCCACCTTGCCAGCGACTTTCCGTGCGCGCCGTGCCTGCAGAAAAAATGCACTTACCAGCCGACTGCGCAGGATCAGCAGCGGTTTGACCTGAAAACCGAGTGGCCTTTGTGTTTCACTCGTTTGAATCCCGAGCGTGTCGCGAGTCGATTAAGCACGTTGTTACTGGCTGAGGAACTGCGCTGA
- the waaF gene encoding lipopolysaccharide heptosyltransferase II — MNILIVGPSWVGDMVMAQTLFQCLKQRHPQCEIDVLAPEWSRPILERMPEVRQALSFPLGHGALELATRRKIGKSLKGQYDQAILLPNSLKSALVPFFAAIPKRTGWRGEFRYGLLNDVRTLDKQRYPLMIERFMALAYEPGAELSKPYPRPDLQIDPVSRDAALTKFGLALDRPVLALCPGAEFGESKRWPSEHYAKVAEQKIREGWQVWLFGSKNDHGVGEDIRSRLIPGLREESVNLSGETSLAEAIDLLSCADAVVSNDSGLMHVAAALNRPLVAVYGSTSPGFTPPLADKVEIVRLGLECSPCFDRTCRFGHYNCLRELMPQSVVEALQRLQGSPVEVQ; from the coding sequence ATGAATATTCTGATCGTTGGGCCCAGCTGGGTCGGTGACATGGTGATGGCGCAGACACTGTTCCAGTGCCTCAAACAGCGCCACCCGCAATGCGAAATCGATGTGCTGGCCCCCGAGTGGAGCCGGCCCATCCTTGAACGCATGCCTGAGGTTCGCCAAGCCTTGAGCTTTCCGCTCGGCCACGGTGCGCTCGAACTGGCCACGCGACGCAAGATCGGCAAGTCCCTCAAGGGCCAATACGATCAGGCCATCTTGCTGCCCAATTCCCTGAAGTCGGCCCTGGTGCCGTTTTTTGCCGCTATTCCCAAGCGCACGGGCTGGCGCGGCGAATTCCGCTACGGTCTGCTCAACGATGTACGCACCCTCGACAAGCAGCGTTATCCGCTGATGATCGAGCGTTTCATGGCGCTGGCGTATGAGCCGGGGGCCGAACTGTCCAAGCCGTACCCGCGTCCTGACCTGCAGATTGACCCGGTGAGCCGCGATGCGGCCCTGACCAAGTTTGGCTTGGCATTGGACCGCCCGGTGCTGGCGCTGTGCCCTGGTGCCGAGTTTGGCGAATCCAAGCGCTGGCCATCCGAGCACTACGCCAAAGTGGCCGAGCAAAAGATCCGCGAAGGCTGGCAGGTGTGGCTGTTCGGCTCGAAAAACGACCACGGCGTGGGCGAAGATATCCGCTCCCGGCTGATCCCGGGTCTGCGCGAAGAGTCGGTCAACCTCAGCGGCGAAACCTCGCTGGCCGAAGCCATTGACCTGTTGTCGTGCGCCGACGCCGTGGTGTCCAACGATTCGGGCCTGATGCACGTGGCCGCAGCGCTCAACCGCCCGCTGGTGGCGGTCTATGGCTCGACCTCACCCGGTTTCACCCCGCCGCTGGCGGACAAGGTCGAAATCGTGCGGTTAGGCCTTGAATGCAGTCCCTGTTTTGACCGGACCTGCCGTTTTGGTCACTACAACTGCCTGCGTGAATTGATGCCGCAGTCGGTAGTTGAAGCCCTGCAGCGCTTGCAGGGCTCACCGGTCGAGGTTCAATAG
- a CDS encoding glycosyltransferase family 4 protein — protein MQLAFVLYKYFPFGGLQRDFMRIALECQKRGHQIRVYTMIWEGDIPPGFEVLVAPVKAFFNHTRNEKMLAWMQADLAKRPVDRLIGFNKMPGLDVYYAADGCFEDKAQNLRHSMYRYFKRYRHFAEYERAVFDKNAKTEILMISEVQQPLFIKYYDTPLQRFHLLPPGIALDRRAPPNAAQIRAEFRREFKLDDDDLLLVQIGSGFKTKGVDRSLKAVAALPAELKKRTRLFVIGQDDPKVFQLQSATLGLGDHVRFLKGRSDIPRFLLGADVLIHPAYNENTGTVLLEALVAGLPVLVSAVCGYAHYISDADSGRVLDEPFEQAQLNEYLTHMLSDDAARAAWSRNGLAYAQTADLYSMPQHAADVILAEQH, from the coding sequence ATGCAACTGGCTTTTGTGCTGTACAAATATTTCCCGTTTGGCGGGCTGCAACGCGATTTCATGCGCATTGCGCTGGAGTGCCAGAAGCGCGGGCACCAGATCCGTGTGTACACCATGATCTGGGAAGGTGACATCCCGCCGGGTTTTGAAGTGCTGGTAGCGCCGGTCAAGGCGTTCTTCAATCACACCCGCAACGAAAAAATGCTGGCCTGGATGCAGGCAGACCTGGCCAAGCGCCCGGTCGACCGCCTGATCGGCTTTAACAAAATGCCGGGGCTGGACGTTTACTACGCGGCCGACGGCTGTTTTGAAGACAAGGCGCAGAACCTGCGCCACTCGATGTATCGCTACTTCAAACGTTATCGGCACTTTGCCGAGTACGAGCGCGCGGTGTTCGACAAGAACGCCAAGACCGAAATCCTGATGATTTCCGAAGTCCAGCAGCCGTTGTTCATCAAGTACTACGACACGCCGCTGCAGCGCTTCCATTTGCTGCCCCCGGGTATTGCGCTGGACCGTCGTGCGCCGCCGAATGCAGCGCAAATCCGGGCTGAATTCCGTCGCGAGTTCAAGCTGGACGACGACGATCTGTTGCTGGTGCAGATCGGCTCCGGGTTCAAGACCAAGGGCGTGGATCGCAGCCTTAAAGCCGTGGCGGCGTTGCCCGCCGAGCTTAAAAAACGCACCCGGCTGTTTGTAATCGGTCAGGACGACCCCAAAGTCTTTCAGTTACAGAGCGCCACACTGGGGCTGGGTGATCACGTGCGGTTCCTCAAGGGCCGCAGCGATATCCCCCGTTTCCTGTTGGGCGCGGACGTGCTGATCCATCCGGCTTACAACGAAAACACCGGCACCGTATTGCTTGAAGCTTTGGTGGCGGGTTTGCCGGTACTGGTCAGTGCGGTATGCGGCTACGCCCACTACATCAGCGATGCCGACAGTGGTCGGGTGTTGGACGAGCCGTTCGAGCAGGCACAACTCAATGAGTACCTGACCCATATGTTGTCCGATGATGCTGCGCGTGCGGCCTGGAGCCGAAACGGCCTGGCCTACGCGCAGACGGCCGACCTCTATAGCATGCCGCAGCATGCTGCGGATGTGATTCTGGCGGAGCAACACTGA
- a CDS encoding lipopolysaccharide kinase InaA family protein, whose translation MRLSELHKAGRAPELPLSITLADAAGPAQLQLLSLLRVLPGQRYVGAGVWRGRPVLAKLLVGSKAARNFERELAGVRLLAEQGLTTPLLLADGLQAGEGGWLLFEFLEQAESLAEAWSAVQDLPLLADEQQAVLADALSAIGQMHLKGLWQEDLHLDNLLRQNGRLYLIDGAGICAEQPGKPLSRNKVLENLGVFFAQLPKNLEPFIEELLVHYLLSNGEHALPLEALLKQVEKVRAWRLNDFLNKVGRECTLFSVQRGAFALRAIRREEEAVMLPVLARADDLLEQSHLYKTGGAASVGKVDVAGRALVVKRYNIKGFAHWLKRFWRPSRAWHSWREGNRLAFLGIATPKPLALLETRFLWLRCKAYLVTEYLPGPDIIERFAPYIEHGDAPESELQALDVLFADLIRERISHGDLKGHNVFWDDGRWALIDLDSMCQHRSLSSFAPAYARDRARFMRNWPVGSGLYQVIDGRLPKL comes from the coding sequence ATGCGCTTGTCCGAATTGCACAAAGCCGGGCGTGCGCCCGAACTGCCGCTCAGCATAACCCTGGCGGACGCGGCCGGGCCTGCGCAGTTGCAACTGTTGAGTTTGCTGCGCGTGTTGCCCGGCCAGCGTTATGTCGGCGCCGGTGTATGGCGCGGACGTCCGGTGCTGGCCAAGTTGTTGGTGGGCAGCAAGGCCGCGCGTAATTTTGAGCGTGAGCTGGCAGGCGTGCGGCTGTTGGCCGAGCAAGGCCTGACCACCCCGTTACTGCTGGCCGATGGCTTGCAGGCAGGCGAGGGCGGCTGGCTGCTGTTCGAGTTTCTGGAGCAGGCCGAGAGCCTGGCCGAGGCCTGGAGCGCCGTGCAGGACCTGCCTCTGCTGGCAGACGAGCAGCAGGCAGTTTTGGCTGATGCGTTGTCGGCGATCGGGCAAATGCACCTCAAGGGGTTGTGGCAAGAAGACCTGCACCTGGACAACCTGCTGCGTCAGAACGGTCGCTTGTATTTGATCGACGGTGCGGGGATTTGCGCCGAGCAGCCGGGCAAGCCGCTGTCGCGCAATAAGGTGCTGGAAAATCTCGGCGTGTTTTTCGCCCAGTTGCCGAAAAATCTTGAGCCGTTTATCGAAGAGCTGCTGGTGCATTACCTGCTGAGCAACGGCGAGCACGCCTTGCCGCTGGAAGCTCTGCTCAAACAGGTCGAAAAAGTCCGTGCCTGGCGCTTGAACGATTTTCTGAACAAGGTCGGACGCGAGTGCACGCTGTTTAGCGTGCAGCGTGGGGCCTTTGCCTTGCGCGCCATCCGTCGCGAAGAAGAAGCGGTGATGCTGCCGGTGCTGGCCAGGGCCGATGACCTGCTGGAGCAGAGTCACCTGTACAAGACCGGCGGCGCGGCCAGCGTTGGTAAAGTCGACGTGGCGGGTCGCGCGCTGGTGGTCAAACGCTACAACATCAAAGGCTTCGCCCATTGGCTCAAGCGCTTCTGGCGCCCGAGCCGGGCCTGGCATTCCTGGCGCGAGGGCAATCGACTGGCGTTTTTGGGCATTGCCACACCCAAACCGCTGGCGTTGCTGGAAACCCGCTTTTTGTGGCTGCGCTGCAAGGCGTATCTGGTGACCGAGTACTTGCCCGGCCCGGATATCATCGAGCGCTTTGCACCTTATATCGAGCACGGCGATGCCCCCGAATCCGAGTTGCAGGCGCTGGATGTCCTGTTTGCCGATTTGATTCGCGAGCGCATCAGCCACGGCGATCTCAAGGGGCATAACGTGTTCTGGGATGACGGCCGCTGGGCGTTGATCGATCTGGATTCGATGTGCCAGCACCGTTCGTTGAGCAGCTTTGCTCCGGCCTATGCCCGGGACCGGGCGCGCTTCATGCGTAACTGGCCAGTGGGCAGTGGGCTGTATCAAGTGATTGATGGGCGATTGCCAAAATTGTAG